The Enterococcus rotai genome includes a window with the following:
- the sufB gene encoding Fe-S cluster assembly protein SufB → MSTVPELEEYQFGFHDDVKPIFSTGSGLTEEVVREISRKKEEPEWMLEFRLKSLEQFHKMPMQNWGPDLSDIDFEKIKYFQRASDKPARDWDDVPDKIKETFEKIGIPEAERAYLAGASAQYESEVVYHNMKEEFQKLGIIFTDTDSALKEYPDIFKKYFAKLVPPTDNKLAALNSAVWSGGTFIYVPKGVRVDVPLQTYFRINAENTGQFERTLIIVDEGASVHYVEGCTAPTYTSNSLHAAIVEIFTHKDAYTRYTTIQNWSDNVYNLVTKRAKAYEGATVEWIDGNLGAKTTMKYPSVYLDGKGARGTMLSIAFAGENQIQDTGAKMIHNAPNTSSSIVSKSIAKDGGEVNYRGQVTFGKDSAGSISHIECDTIIMDDKSKSDTIPFNEIHNSQVALEHEAKVSKISEEQLYYLMSRGLTEIEATEMIVMGFVEPFTKELPMEYAVELNRLISYEMEGSVG, encoded by the coding sequence TTGAGTACTGTACCTGAGTTAGAAGAATATCAATTTGGTTTCCATGATGATGTGAAACCAATTTTCAGTACGGGAAGTGGACTAACAGAGGAAGTTGTTAGAGAAATTTCACGTAAGAAAGAAGAACCAGAATGGATGTTGGAATTCCGTTTGAAATCATTAGAACAATTCCACAAAATGCCTATGCAAAATTGGGGACCAGATTTATCTGATATCGATTTTGAAAAAATCAAATATTTCCAAAGAGCTAGCGACAAACCTGCTCGTGACTGGGATGATGTACCAGATAAAATCAAAGAAACCTTTGAAAAAATTGGAATTCCAGAAGCCGAACGTGCTTACCTAGCTGGAGCTTCAGCGCAATATGAATCAGAAGTGGTTTACCACAATATGAAAGAAGAATTCCAAAAATTAGGGATCATCTTTACAGATACAGATTCAGCGTTGAAAGAATATCCCGATATATTCAAAAAATACTTCGCAAAATTAGTCCCACCAACAGATAACAAATTAGCTGCACTAAACTCAGCAGTTTGGTCGGGTGGAACATTTATCTATGTACCAAAAGGGGTTCGTGTGGATGTACCATTACAAACATACTTCCGAATCAATGCGGAAAACACAGGACAATTTGAACGTACACTGATTATCGTGGATGAAGGTGCGAGCGTTCATTACGTAGAAGGCTGTACAGCTCCTACGTATACAAGCAATAGCTTACATGCAGCAATCGTTGAGATCTTTACCCATAAAGATGCCTATACACGTTATACAACCATCCAAAACTGGTCTGATAACGTTTATAACTTGGTAACAAAACGTGCCAAAGCTTATGAAGGTGCCACAGTTGAGTGGATCGACGGGAACTTAGGTGCCAAAACAACGATGAAATACCCAAGTGTTTATCTAGATGGAAAAGGCGCTCGCGGCACAATGCTTTCAATTGCATTTGCTGGAGAAAACCAAATCCAAGATACAGGGGCGAAAATGATTCATAATGCGCCAAACACTTCAAGTTCGATCGTTTCTAAATCAATTGCCAAAGACGGCGGTGAAGTGAACTACCGTGGTCAAGTAACGTTTGGGAAAGATAGTGCTGGATCAATTTCACATATTGAGTGTGATACGATCATTATGGATGATAAATCGAAATCTGATACGATTCCGTTTAATGAGATTCATAACAGTCAAGTGGCGTTGGAGCATGAAGCGAAGGTTTCGAAAATTTCGGAAGAGCAGCTTTATTACTTGATGAGTCGTGGGTTGACTGAAATTGAAGCGACTGAGATGATCGTTATGGGATTTGTGGAGCCGTTTACGAAGGAATTGCCGATGGAGTATGCGGTTGAATTGAATCGATTGATTAGTTATGAGATGGAAGGATCAGTCGGGTAA
- the sufC gene encoding Fe-S cluster assembly ATPase SufC gives MSVLEIKNLHVSIEDKKILKGVNLTMKTGEIHAIMGPNGTGKSTLSAAIMGNPNYEVTEGEILFDGENVLELEVDERARLGLFLAMQYPSEIPGITNAEFMRAAINAKRDEDNKISVMEFIKKLDKKMDLLNMPEEMAERYLNEGFSGGEKKRNEILQLLMLEPTFAILDEIDSGLDIDALKVVSKGVNEMRGENFGALIITHYQRLLNYITPDVVHIMMEGRVVKTGGAELAKRLEAEGYAGISQELGIEYKEEA, from the coding sequence ATGTCCGTTTTAGAAATTAAAAATTTACACGTATCAATCGAAGATAAAAAGATTTTAAAAGGGGTTAACCTGACGATGAAAACAGGTGAAATCCACGCAATCATGGGGCCAAACGGAACAGGTAAATCAACCTTATCTGCGGCCATCATGGGAAATCCTAATTACGAAGTCACAGAAGGCGAAATCTTGTTTGATGGCGAAAATGTCTTAGAACTTGAAGTGGACGAACGTGCCCGTTTAGGTTTATTCCTTGCGATGCAATACCCAAGTGAAATTCCAGGTATCACAAATGCTGAATTTATGCGTGCGGCGATCAATGCAAAACGTGATGAAGATAACAAAATCTCAGTAATGGAATTCATCAAAAAATTAGATAAAAAAATGGATCTACTAAATATGCCAGAAGAAATGGCTGAACGTTATTTAAACGAAGGCTTCTCTGGTGGAGAAAAGAAACGGAACGAAATCCTACAATTATTGATGTTAGAACCAACATTTGCCATATTAGATGAAATTGATTCTGGTTTAGATATCGATGCGTTGAAAGTTGTTTCAAAAGGTGTAAACGAAATGCGCGGTGAAAACTTTGGTGCATTGATCATCACTCACTACCAACGTCTATTGAACTACATCACACCAGATGTGGTGCATATCATGATGGAAGGCCGTGTAGTGAAAACTGGCGGTGCTGAACTTGCAAAACGTTTAGAAGCAGAAGGCTATGCAGGAATCAGCCAAGAATTAGGTATCGAATACAAAGAAGAAGCATAA
- the hemH gene encoding ferrochelatase → MFKKGIILVNLGTPDKPETKEVRAYLKRFLGDKRVIDTNRLIWLPVLHGIILRTRPKKSAALYQQIWQEAGSPLLIYTQSQTKQLQARFPDQVVRYAMSYSSPLIPEVLQEMHDLGVTDLTIIPLYPQYSTTTTAPIFDEVAKFYLKAEAIPSLHFIQSFYDEPLYIEALANQIKQALTERKIDKIVFSYHGIPVSYVEKGDHYLEHCQQTTQTVMEQVGDVSHISTFQSKFGPAEWLTPATDQTLKELPKQGAKNILILTPGFVSDCLETIEEIEKENYGYFMENGGEHFHYIHPFNADPIFIDILEQLINKK, encoded by the coding sequence ATGTTTAAAAAAGGCATCATTCTTGTTAATCTTGGTACACCAGATAAACCTGAAACCAAGGAAGTTCGAGCTTATCTTAAACGCTTTTTAGGAGATAAACGAGTGATCGATACTAATCGTTTGATCTGGCTTCCTGTTTTACACGGGATCATTCTACGAACCAGACCAAAAAAATCTGCTGCTTTGTACCAACAAATCTGGCAAGAAGCTGGTTCACCGTTACTTATTTATACTCAATCACAAACGAAGCAACTGCAAGCACGCTTTCCAGATCAAGTTGTGCGTTATGCTATGTCATACAGCAGCCCTTTGATTCCAGAAGTGTTACAAGAGATGCATGATTTAGGGGTAACTGATTTGACGATCATTCCATTGTATCCCCAATATTCAACAACGACTACAGCGCCAATATTCGATGAAGTAGCAAAATTTTATTTGAAAGCTGAAGCAATTCCTAGCTTACATTTTATTCAATCATTTTATGATGAGCCATTATATATCGAAGCCTTAGCGAATCAAATCAAACAAGCTTTAACAGAAAGAAAAATAGATAAAATTGTGTTCTCTTATCACGGTATTCCAGTTTCTTATGTAGAAAAAGGGGATCATTATTTAGAGCATTGTCAACAAACGACCCAAACTGTTATGGAACAGGTCGGTGATGTTTCGCACATTAGCACCTTTCAATCAAAATTTGGACCTGCTGAATGGCTGACACCAGCTACTGATCAAACGTTAAAAGAGTTACCTAAGCAAGGAGCTAAAAATATTTTGATTCTGACACCTGGTTTTGTTTCTGACTGTTTAGAAACGATAGAAGAAATTGAAAAAGAAAATTATGGCTATTTTATGGAAAATGGCGGTGAACATTTCCACTATATTCATCCATTTAATGCTGATCCTATTTTCATTGATATTTTAGAACAACTGATAAATAAAAAATAA
- a CDS encoding cysteine desulfurase produces the protein MINADKIRQQFPILFQEVNDEPLVYLDNAATTQKPKAVLDKLTYYYEHDNANVHRGVHTLAERATKEYEEAREKVRAFINAKETAETLFTRGTTTSLNWVAKSYGDLAVEAGDEIVISYMEHHSNIIPWQQLAERKGATLKYIEITADGFLDMESAKQQITDKTKIVSIAHVSNVLGVINPVAELAKLAHSHGAVLVVDGAQAVPHMPVDVQAIDADFYAFSGHKMCGPTGIGVLYGKRELLDQMEPVEFGGEMIDFVNLYDSTWKELPWKFEAGTPNIAGAIALGAAIDFLTEIGLEDIHQHEAELVAYVLPKLLAIEGLTVYGPQDPAHHTGVLAFNLAGLHPHDTATALDMEGLAVRAGHHCAQPLLKYLDVPATARASFYLYNTKADADRLIEAILATKEFFQHGSI, from the coding sequence ATGATAAACGCAGATAAGATTCGGCAGCAGTTTCCCATCTTGTTTCAAGAAGTCAATGACGAGCCGCTTGTTTATCTGGATAATGCAGCAACAACTCAAAAGCCTAAAGCAGTTTTAGATAAACTGACTTATTATTACGAACACGATAATGCTAATGTTCACCGTGGTGTGCATACGTTGGCCGAACGTGCCACGAAAGAGTATGAAGAAGCTCGTGAAAAAGTTAGAGCCTTTATCAATGCCAAAGAAACAGCGGAAACGCTCTTTACCCGAGGCACAACGACGAGTTTAAATTGGGTCGCAAAAAGCTATGGCGATTTAGCGGTTGAAGCAGGGGATGAAATCGTGATTTCCTATATGGAGCATCACTCTAATATTATTCCTTGGCAACAACTAGCGGAACGCAAAGGCGCAACCTTGAAATATATCGAGATCACAGCAGATGGCTTTTTAGATATGGAAAGTGCAAAACAACAAATCACGGATAAAACCAAGATTGTTTCGATCGCACATGTATCCAATGTTTTAGGCGTAATCAATCCAGTGGCAGAGTTGGCTAAGTTAGCTCATAGCCACGGAGCTGTCTTAGTTGTTGATGGTGCCCAAGCGGTACCGCATATGCCAGTGGATGTTCAAGCAATCGATGCTGATTTTTATGCATTTAGCGGGCATAAAATGTGTGGTCCAACTGGAATTGGTGTATTATATGGAAAACGTGAATTACTAGATCAAATGGAACCAGTGGAATTTGGTGGGGAAATGATTGATTTCGTGAATTTGTATGACAGTACGTGGAAAGAACTGCCTTGGAAATTTGAGGCAGGAACCCCAAATATTGCTGGAGCAATCGCTCTAGGTGCCGCAATCGATTTTCTAACGGAGATTGGTTTAGAAGACATTCATCAACATGAAGCAGAATTAGTGGCTTATGTGTTGCCAAAACTATTGGCGATTGAAGGTCTGACGGTTTATGGACCACAAGATCCGGCTCATCATACAGGCGTTTTGGCGTTTAATTTAGCTGGATTACACCCGCATGACACAGCGACAGCTTTGGATATGGAAGGTTTGGCAGTTCGTGCAGGACATCATTGTGCGCAGCCATTACTGAAATATTTAGACGTTCCAGCGACAGCTCGTGCAAGCTTCTATCTTTATAATACCAAAGCAGATGCTGATCGATTGATCGAAGCAATTTTAGCGACAAAGGAGTTTTTCCAACATGGCTCTATCTAA
- a CDS encoding FtsW/RodA/SpoVE family cell cycle protein, whose amino-acid sequence MNKNKLMRNLDNRIDYGVILPVFLLSIIGILSLYVALSNDPMRPEIGNMLMKQGLWYLVGGVSIVVVMNFSSKLLWRLTPIFYAIGLIMMGLLLKFYDPYLESQTGSKNWISIGGTTFQPSELMKVAFILMLAYVVTMHNVKNVNRTLKSDFWLIGKMLLVTLPVIVLILLQDDFGTMLVFLAIFGGVFLMSGISWKIILPTFLAAILIGAGTIYLVTTTTGREFLYSVGFKPYQFDRIDLWMKPFHHDPDRSQQPALALTAIGSGGLFGKGFNVSDVYVPVRESDMIFTVVGENFGFIGGCFIILLYFILIYRMIRVCFETNNEFYAYIATGIIMMILFHVFENIGANIGLLPLTGIPLPFISQGGSSILGNMLGVGLIMSMKYQKEATIEDY is encoded by the coding sequence ATGAATAAAAATAAACTAATGCGAAATTTAGATAATAGAATTGATTATGGTGTGATTTTACCTGTGTTCCTTCTATCGATTATCGGGATCTTGTCACTTTATGTGGCCTTAAGTAATGATCCGATGCGACCAGAGATAGGCAACATGTTGATGAAACAAGGGCTATGGTACTTAGTTGGTGGCGTCAGCATTGTTGTGGTCATGAATTTTAGTTCAAAATTACTATGGCGCTTGACTCCGATTTTTTATGCGATTGGTTTGATCATGATGGGGTTATTATTAAAATTTTATGATCCTTATCTAGAATCACAAACTGGATCTAAAAACTGGATCAGTATCGGTGGGACGACTTTTCAACCTTCAGAGCTGATGAAAGTAGCATTTATTTTAATGTTAGCTTATGTTGTGACCATGCATAATGTGAAAAATGTCAATCGAACGTTAAAATCGGACTTTTGGCTGATCGGTAAAATGTTGCTGGTGACGTTGCCAGTCATTGTTTTGATTTTACTACAAGATGATTTTGGAACGATGTTGGTTTTCCTTGCCATTTTCGGTGGTGTCTTCTTGATGTCAGGAATATCGTGGAAGATTATCTTACCGACTTTTTTAGCGGCTATTTTAATCGGTGCAGGAACGATTTATCTTGTTACAACAACAACAGGGCGTGAGTTTCTTTATTCAGTTGGGTTTAAACCCTATCAGTTTGATCGGATTGATCTCTGGATGAAACCTTTCCACCATGATCCTGATCGTTCACAACAACCGGCATTGGCATTGACGGCAATCGGTTCTGGCGGATTATTTGGTAAAGGTTTTAATGTCAGTGATGTTTATGTGCCAGTTAGAGAGTCAGATATGATTTTCACTGTTGTCGGTGAGAACTTTGGTTTCATTGGCGGCTGTTTTATTATTTTGCTATACTTTATCTTGATCTACCGCATGATTCGTGTTTGTTTTGAGACAAATAATGAATTTTATGCCTACATTGCAACAGGGATTATCATGATGATTTTGTTCCATGTATTTGAAAATATTGGTGCAAATATTGGGCTATTGCCTTTAACAGGGATTCCATTACCATTTATTAGTCAAGGTGGTTCCTCGATTTTAGGGAATATGCTAGGCGTAGGGTTGATCATGTCGATGAAATATCAAAAAGAAGCAACGATCGAAGACTATTAA
- the sufU gene encoding Fe-S cluster assembly sulfur transfer protein SufU encodes MALSKLDNLYRQVILDHSSHPHHHGTLAESSKKIEMNNPTCGDVIELQVAIEDNVIKDIAFSGSGCSISTASASMMTDAVIGKTLAEAEQLAEDFSQLVQGNDVSEEEKLGDAAMLSGVAKFPARIKCATLAWKALEQAVENDGQGTAGQLHCEE; translated from the coding sequence ATGGCTCTATCTAAATTAGATAATTTATACCGTCAAGTGATTTTGGATCATTCCAGTCATCCTCATCATCATGGAACATTAGCAGAATCAAGCAAAAAAATCGAAATGAATAACCCAACTTGTGGCGATGTGATCGAATTGCAAGTGGCTATTGAAGACAATGTTATTAAAGATATTGCCTTTAGCGGAAGTGGTTGTTCGATTAGTACGGCAAGTGCTAGTATGATGACAGATGCGGTGATTGGGAAGACGTTAGCCGAAGCAGAACAGTTGGCTGAAGATTTTTCTCAGTTGGTACAAGGAAATGATGTGTCAGAGGAAGAAAAACTCGGTGATGCAGCGATGCTTAGTGGCGTGGCCAAATTCCCCGCACGGATCAAATGTGCAACATTGGCTTGGAAAGCGTTAGAACAAGCAGTTGAAAATGACGGACAAGGAACCGCAGGACAATTACACTGCGAAGAATAA
- a CDS encoding MetQ/NlpA family ABC transporter substrate-binding protein, translating to MKKKLFGLAALAVVTFGLVACGGAKDKTDDSKSAGSAKESSVLKVGASASPHAEILEQVKPILKKEGVDLEIVQFDDYILPNKNLAEGDIDANYFQHIPYFNLQVKENNYDFANAGGIHIEPMGLYSKRIKDIKDLKDGATIITSNSESDWGRIITILQDADLVTVKDGVDLETATFEDIDKNPKNLKFIHNINPEVLTTTYNNDEADLVAINANFAYSAGLNPLKDSVLLEKDNSPYVNIVAVRSEDKDSDKIKKLVDALHSKEIQDWILEKWDGSVKPVDK from the coding sequence ATGAAAAAGAAATTATTCGGTTTAGCAGCATTGGCAGTTGTAACATTTGGTTTAGTTGCTTGTGGAGGCGCAAAGGACAAAACAGATGATAGTAAATCAGCAGGATCTGCAAAAGAATCTTCAGTTTTAAAAGTCGGTGCATCAGCTTCACCTCATGCAGAAATCCTTGAACAAGTTAAACCAATTTTGAAAAAAGAAGGTGTTGATCTAGAAATCGTTCAATTCGATGACTACATCTTACCAAATAAAAACCTAGCTGAAGGCGATATTGATGCTAATTACTTCCAGCATATTCCGTACTTTAATTTACAAGTCAAAGAAAATAATTATGATTTTGCAAATGCTGGCGGTATTCATATTGAGCCAATGGGTCTATACTCAAAACGAATCAAAGATATTAAAGACTTAAAAGACGGCGCAACGATCATTACATCAAACTCAGAATCTGACTGGGGTCGAATCATTACAATTTTACAAGATGCAGATTTAGTTACGGTTAAAGACGGTGTTGACTTAGAAACAGCGACATTTGAAGATATTGATAAAAATCCTAAAAACTTGAAATTTATCCATAATATCAATCCTGAAGTATTAACAACAACATACAATAACGATGAAGCAGATCTTGTTGCAATCAACGCTAACTTTGCTTATAGCGCAGGGCTGAATCCGTTGAAAGATTCAGTTTTACTTGAAAAAGACAACTCACCATATGTAAATATTGTGGCTGTTCGTTCTGAAGATAAAGATAGCGATAAAATCAAAAAATTAGTTGATGCCTTGCATAGTAAAGAAATCCAAGATTGGATTCTTGAAAAATGGGATGGATCTGTAAAACCAGTAGATAAATAA
- a CDS encoding methionine ABC transporter permease has protein sequence MQQAAIDTLFMTVVAMIFVIIIGFLLGLLLYSLSRNKSPFAKICYSVLSVVSNIFRSIPYIVLIILLMDFSRKLVGTGIGAKAAIPSLIVSAAPFYARLVEIAFREVDSGVLEAADAMGASRIQKIFKVLIPESTPALLSGVTLTTITMIGFTAMAGIIGGGGLGGLAYQEGFSRNNNTVTLVATVLILVIVFIIQFVGDQLVKRSDKR, from the coding sequence ATGCAGCAGGCGGCGATCGATACATTGTTTATGACGGTCGTTGCGATGATTTTTGTTATTATTATTGGTTTTTTATTAGGTTTGCTATTATACAGTTTAAGCCGTAACAAATCACCGTTTGCAAAAATTTGTTATAGTGTTTTATCAGTCGTTAGCAATATTTTCCGCTCGATTCCTTATATCGTGTTGATTATCTTGTTGATGGACTTTTCAAGAAAATTAGTTGGAACAGGAATTGGTGCAAAGGCAGCAATTCCATCATTGATCGTATCAGCTGCACCATTTTACGCTCGTTTAGTCGAAATTGCCTTTCGTGAAGTGGACAGTGGTGTGCTAGAAGCAGCCGATGCAATGGGGGCTTCTAGAATTCAAAAAATCTTTAAAGTCTTGATCCCTGAAAGCACACCAGCGTTATTATCGGGTGTAACGCTAACAACGATCACAATGATTGGCTTTACAGCAATGGCTGGGATCATCGGTGGCGGAGGTCTTGGTGGTTTAGCGTATCAAGAAGGATTTAGTCGTAACAATAATACAGTAACGTTGGTTGCAACAGTTTTAATCTTGGTTATTGTGTTTATTATTCAGTTTGTCGGCGATCAATTAGTGAAACGCTCTGACAAACGATAA
- a CDS encoding methionine ABC transporter ATP-binding protein, whose translation MPLIELQNVQKQFSGKSGQVTAVNDVSLTVDQGDIYGIVGYSGAGKSTLVRLLNGLELPTQGEVIIQGQNVAQMANRELRQFRKKIGMIFQHFNLLWSRTILENIMLPLELANVPKKVRKERAQELLSLVGLEGRGDAYPSQLSGGQKQRVGIARALANNPEILLCDEATSALDPQTTDEVLDLLLEINQTLNLTIVLITHEMHVIRKICNKVAVMEQGQIVEEGDVLEVFRHPQQAVTKRFVQQELEPKEDTEELLQELIKENPAGLVATLQFSGDNANEPVISQAIRQFAVDINVVQGQVQQAKEGAFGTLTVMITGTTSEIDKALAFFNEKEVVMEVIHRGE comes from the coding sequence ATGCCTCTAATCGAATTACAAAACGTACAAAAACAATTTTCCGGTAAAAGCGGGCAAGTAACAGCGGTGAATGATGTTTCACTAACTGTTGATCAAGGTGATATTTATGGAATCGTTGGTTATTCTGGCGCTGGTAAAAGTACCTTGGTTCGTTTATTAAATGGTCTAGAATTGCCAACACAAGGAGAAGTCATTATTCAAGGTCAAAATGTTGCCCAAATGGCCAACCGAGAGTTACGCCAATTTCGTAAAAAAATTGGAATGATCTTTCAGCACTTTAATCTACTATGGTCAAGAACGATTTTAGAGAATATTATGTTGCCTTTAGAGCTAGCGAATGTTCCAAAGAAAGTCAGAAAGGAACGAGCACAAGAACTTTTAAGCTTAGTTGGATTAGAAGGTCGTGGAGATGCTTATCCAAGTCAATTATCTGGTGGCCAAAAACAGCGTGTAGGGATTGCTCGAGCGTTAGCCAATAATCCAGAAATCTTACTTTGTGACGAAGCAACAAGTGCATTAGATCCACAAACGACAGATGAAGTATTGGATCTGCTTTTGGAAATCAATCAAACGTTGAACTTAACCATTGTATTGATTACCCACGAAATGCATGTGATTCGTAAGATCTGCAACAAAGTTGCGGTAATGGAACAGGGCCAAATCGTTGAAGAAGGGGATGTTTTAGAAGTCTTTAGACATCCGCAACAAGCTGTTACCAAACGTTTCGTTCAACAGGAATTAGAGCCAAAAGAAGATACAGAAGAGCTGTTGCAAGAGTTGATCAAAGAAAATCCAGCAGGACTTGTTGCAACATTGCAATTTAGCGGTGATAATGCCAATGAGCCTGTGATCTCACAAGCAATTCGTCAGTTTGCTGTAGATATCAATGTGGTTCAAGGTCAAGTTCAACAAGCAAAAGAAGGAGCCTTTGGGACCTTGACTGTGATGATTACAGGAACAACTAGTGAAATAGATAAGGCATTGGCATTTTTCAATGAAAAAGAAGTTGTAATGGAGGTGATTCACCGTGGCGAATGA
- a CDS encoding glycine cleavage system protein H produces the protein MAEELKIIDSLWLLKTDAGYKIGLTNQAQEDLGNITFATMPKVGQTLKKGDSLIELEAEKAVSEFSTPLSGTVSAINEAAEQDPSTLDDGNQLNAWIAILTDVDEAELS, from the coding sequence ATGGCGGAAGAATTGAAAATAATCGATAGCTTGTGGCTCTTAAAAACAGATGCTGGCTATAAAATCGGTTTGACCAATCAAGCGCAAGAAGATTTAGGCAATATTACTTTTGCAACCATGCCGAAAGTAGGACAAACGTTGAAAAAAGGAGATTCATTGATTGAATTAGAAGCTGAAAAAGCAGTCAGTGAATTTAGTACACCACTTAGCGGGACGGTTTCAGCGATCAATGAAGCAGCTGAACAAGATCCTAGTACATTAGACGATGGCAATCAACTGAATGCTTGGATTGCGATTTTAACAGATGTGGATGAAGCAGAATTAAGCTAA
- a CDS encoding arsenate reductase family protein, with the protein MYTFFWYPKCSTCKKAKAWLDEHQVKYETIDMIENPPTAKQLASWMEQSDLPVRRFFNTSGIRYREQGLKDKVNDFSIKEASELLATDGMLIKRPIFVKGEQFLANGFKESDYKGAIQ; encoded by the coding sequence ATGTACACATTTTTCTGGTATCCAAAATGTTCAACTTGTAAGAAAGCAAAGGCTTGGTTAGATGAGCATCAGGTAAAATACGAAACGATCGATATGATCGAAAATCCACCCACTGCAAAACAATTAGCAAGTTGGATGGAGCAAAGTGATTTACCAGTCCGCCGTTTCTTTAATACAAGTGGCATCCGCTATAGAGAACAAGGCTTGAAAGATAAAGTCAACGACTTTTCAATCAAGGAAGCAAGTGAATTATTAGCAACTGATGGTATGCTGATCAAACGTCCGATTTTTGTTAAAGGAGAGCAATTTTTAGCAAACGGATTTAAAGAATCTGATTACAAAGGAGCTATTCAATAA
- the sufD gene encoding Fe-S cluster assembly protein SufD, which produces MKEITTANYLDDINAFSARNEEPTWMTDLRVAALEKAENLELPKIERVKFHRWPLFNVNTEEYAPETMNIPSFDAMKDNPVIVQQGSITAFEQLSAKLADQGVIFTDMFTAMQEHGDLVKEYYMNKAVEMDEDKLTAFHTAFMNSGVFLYVPKNVVIEEPIEAIFIQDSASEESFFKHVLIVADEHSEFSYLERFQTIGEQKVKVSANIVVEVIAKAGSKVKYSAVDQLGENVSTYINRRGHIMRDASVDWALGVMNDGDVVADFDSDLVGEGSHSEVKVVAISAGKQTQGIDTRVTNKASHSVGHILQHGVIRERGTLTFNGIGHILKGAKGADAQQESRVLMLSDKARGDANPILLIDENEVTAGHAASVGRVDPEEMYYLMSRGLRKDDAERLVIRGFLGSVITAIPVKDVQKEFVDVIEGKLNA; this is translated from the coding sequence ATGAAGGAAATAACAACAGCGAATTATCTTGACGACATCAACGCTTTTTCAGCCCGTAACGAAGAACCTACTTGGATGACCGACTTACGTGTAGCGGCTTTAGAAAAAGCTGAAAACCTAGAATTACCAAAGATCGAACGTGTGAAATTTCACCGTTGGCCTTTGTTTAACGTGAATACTGAAGAGTATGCACCTGAAACGATGAACATCCCAAGCTTTGACGCAATGAAAGACAATCCTGTGATCGTGCAACAAGGGTCGATTACAGCATTTGAACAACTTTCAGCTAAATTAGCCGATCAAGGGGTAATTTTTACTGACATGTTTACTGCAATGCAAGAACATGGCGATTTAGTCAAAGAATATTATATGAACAAAGCCGTTGAGATGGATGAAGATAAATTAACAGCATTCCATACAGCCTTTATGAATAGTGGAGTCTTCTTATACGTACCAAAAAATGTTGTCATTGAAGAACCAATCGAAGCAATCTTTATTCAAGATTCAGCCAGTGAAGAATCGTTCTTCAAACATGTCTTGATCGTAGCGGACGAACATAGTGAGTTTAGCTATTTAGAACGATTCCAAACAATTGGCGAGCAAAAAGTCAAAGTATCAGCGAACATCGTCGTTGAAGTGATTGCCAAAGCTGGTTCAAAAGTGAAATACTCAGCTGTCGATCAATTAGGCGAAAATGTTTCAACGTATATAAACCGTCGTGGACACATTATGCGTGATGCATCTGTTGATTGGGCCTTAGGTGTCATGAATGATGGTGACGTGGTTGCTGATTTTGATTCTGACTTAGTAGGCGAAGGCTCTCACTCAGAAGTCAAAGTCGTGGCAATCAGTGCTGGCAAACAAACGCAAGGGATAGATACTCGTGTAACCAATAAAGCCTCTCATTCTGTGGGACACATTTTACAACATGGTGTTATCCGTGAGCGTGGAACATTAACATTCAACGGAATTGGTCATATTCTAAAAGGAGCTAAAGGGGCAGATGCCCAACAAGAAAGTCGTGTCTTAATGCTTTCTGACAAAGCCCGTGGTGATGCGAATCCAATTTTATTGATCGATGAAAACGAAGTAACCGCAGGACATGCAGCCAGTGTTGGTCGTGTCGATCCAGAAGAAATGTACTATTTAATGAGTCGTGGGTTACGTAAAGATGATGCGGAACGTTTGGTTATTCGTGGCTTCTTAGGTTCAGTGATCACAGCGATTCCTGTTAAAGATGTTCAAAAAGAATTTGTAGACGTAATTGAAGGGAAGTTGAATGCATGA